DNA sequence from the Herpetosiphon gulosus genome:
CTCTTCGTGGATCAACATAAAAATTTTCGTGGTTACAGGGATAGTTGATCGGCTGGGTAGGCAATTGCCAAGATGCTGCCTTGGGTTGCTTGGGCAAGCTGTTCGGGGTTGACGCGGCTAGGCGCGATTTCGGCCAAAGGTCGCAACACAAAATCACGCTCAAACATACGTGGGTGGGGAATAAGCAAATCAGCGCTGTTCAATTCAAGTTCGCCATACAACAAAATATCGAGATCAAGCGGGCGGGGGCCGTAGCGCAAGCCTGGGCGGCGGCCACAAGCGTGCTCGATCTGTTTGAGTAAGGCCAGCAGCGCATGTGGTGCTAATGAGGTCGTGCCAGCAACTACCGCATTCAAAAACGGCGGCTGATCTTCAACATAGGCTGCTACGGTTTCATAGACGCTGGAATAGTTGGTTAGTTGGACGGCAGGGGCTAAGCCAGCCAAGCCCGCTTGTAAGTTGGCTAGACGATCGCCTTGATTGCTGCCGATGGCTAAATAAACGATGGTCACGCTTGCTCCTGGCGTTGATCTAAGGTTCGTAAGGCATCACGATAGCCCATTTCAAACAAAGCTTGATGATTTTTGCCCTCGTAATCGACGATCCATTCTAAGGGCATGAGTTTTTGCGGCGCAATCACTAATGGCTCGGCCACGCGATAAGGCATCGTGCCAGGCCAGCGCAGCGATTGATCGCCAGTTTTTTCGGCGGCGGCGGTCAGGCGTTGGGCCGCCTCAGCAATTTGGTTATACACCTTGAGCAGTTTAAATGATGCGCGATATGAGGCCAACAATGCCCAATCCAGCGTTAGCCACAACGATTGTGCTAAATCGCTGGGCATGGCCTCAAGATGTTGGTCGCCATCGTTGGGGTCGGCATCCCACGGGGTCATCATTACCACAATAATTTCAACATCGCCGCCAGCGTGTTCGATGACTGGGCCAAGCGGTGTATTGGCCAAAACCGCCCCATCCCAGTACATATCTTCGCCAACTTGAGTCCATGGGTAGACCGCTGGAATACTCGACGAAGCCATAATATGCTCGATGTTGAGTTGATCTTGGGCTTGACCATCAAGTTTATGGTTGCAAAATACCCGCAATGTGCCGCGCCGCACATCGGTGGCGGTCAGCAGCAGGGTTGGTGCAGCGGGGCTATTGATCCGCTCAAAATTCATCCAAGCGCTGAGGGTGTGTCGCCATGGTGTGGTATCAAGCAAACTTTTAAACGGAGTGGCGCTAAAAATGCTGCGAAATTTATGCCAAATGCTCGGGCTATGCAAATTGCGATCAGCCTCAGGCGTTTCAGCCTCAATCTGATCATCGCCGCCATGCTCGTCAGAGGTCAAAATCGAGCGCAGCAAAAAGCGCATCAGTGGTCGGCTAATCGTCGGCAGATCGCTTGAAAGCTGCTGAACGTCCTCGGAGTGCATGTGCAACCAGCGTTGGCGCAGTTGGTCTATAGTCATGCCCGAGGCCAAAGCCGCCCCGTTGACCGCGCCAATCGATGTGCCAGCAATAATATCTGGCCCTTGACCATCGCGCATCCAGCCGCGTTCGACCAAAGCTTGCATCACCCCAACGTGATAAGCTCCACGGCCACCGCCGCCCGAAAGCACCAAAGCTTTTTTTGCCATAACAACCTCGCAGCTTGAAAACCAACAGTAAATAACAGCATTGCTCAATGTTCGACAATGCTGATCGATCTGTCAGTTGCGGCCAAGCGATTTAGAAGATATCGTCCTCGTCTTCGTCGTCGCTAATGCCTAAATCGAGCAGCACCAAATTATTCAGCGCTGGCGATTGACTAAAGGCTTCTTGGCTGCTGCGGGTTAGCTGATTGCCCCACAAATCAAGCTCTTGCAATTGGCCCAAGTTAGTTGTATTGGCCAAACTGGTTGCGCCAACATCGCCAATCGCGTTATCGGCGAGATACAACACCGCCAAATTGCCAAGGCTGGTGCTGGTGGTCAAAGCTTGCACGCCAGCGTCGCCAATCGCATTATCATTGAGTAATAAGGCCTTGAGATTAGTGACATGGCTCGATTGAGCCAAGGCACTCAACCCAGCGTCGCCAATTGCATTCGAGCGCAAATCGAGGCGTTCGGTGTTGGCAAGCACTGGCGAGTTGGCAAGGGCACTAATGCCAGCCGCATCGATATTGGTTGAGGCCAAATTGAGTGTCACAATGCTACGCAGATAGGGCGATTCGGCTAAGGCCTTGGCTCCAGCAAAACCCACATCATTATCGCTGAGATCAAGATGGGTTACATTGCCCAATTGTTCATCTTCAGCGAGCGCCTTCACGCCTGCTGGCCCAATGTTGTTGTTGCTCAAATTGAGTGAGGTTAGTTGGGTCAGATGTTGGGCAGCGGCCAAGGCACTAATTCCAGCATCGCCCAAATCGTTATGATCAATATCGAGCAACTGGAGATTGACCAAGGCTTGACCTTCAACCAACGCCGCGCCGCCAGCCGCGCCCAGCTGATTGCGATACAGCCGTAGTTTGGTTAATTGGGTCAGGCTGGTCGAATTGCTGAGTGCTTGAGCGCCAGCAGCGCCGATTGCATTTTGATACAGCTCTAATTCGTTGAGGTTGCTCAGGTAGGGCGATTGGGCTAAGGCAATCAAGCCAGCATCGCCAATTTGGTTACGTTGCAAACGTAAGGTGCGCAATTGGCTTAAGTGGGGCGATTGCGCCAAGACAATTACAGCGTCATCAGTTAATTGATTTTCGCTGAGGTCAAGCACGCGCACGGTGGCCATGTGCGGTGAGCGAGCCAAGCTATGTGCGACAGCATCACCCCAATTGCGACCATTGAGGGTTAGTTGGGTTACGCCAACCAAACGCCGTTCACGCAAGGCGGCCTTGAGTTCTTCGACGGTGGACACATCATCCAAGGAGACCACGTAATTTTTAAGCTTTGCCATCGTAACGACCTCTGTGTCGGGTTATTTCATTGTTGGTTCATTGTAGCACACTGCCCTTGGCGATTGATTCCCCCTAGTGGCTAGCCAACAGGTGAATCTTAATAATTGGGCCGAGCCTGCTTGACGTTGCCTACACTCTACCGTACACTGCTTGCAGTATACTCAGGAGTTATATCCTATGCCTCGCGTAATTGCCGTCACCAACTTCAAGGGCGGTATTGGCAAGACGACTACCACCGTGAATGTAGCCGCCGGCTTTGCCCTCAAAGGTGCTTCAGTGCTTGTGATCGATGTCGATCCACAGAGCAATGTTCGTATGTGTTTTGGGCATGCCGAACCCCGCCGCTCCCTGTACGATGTTTTGATCGATAACAAGAAAATTCCTGATTGTGTCGTGCAAGTACGCCCCAACATCGACTTACTTGCCTCAAGCGATGCGTTATTGCAAGCACAATCGGATATTGGCAAACGCCCAGATTGGGGTCGGGTGCTCGAAATCGCCCTACGTCCAGTCGTGCGCAACTATGATTTTGTCTTTATTGATTGTAGTGCTTCGTTGACTGTGCTTAACCTGAATGCCTTGATGGCTGCTTCAGATATTATTGTGCCAACCGCTTTGGAACACTTGGCTTTACAAGGGTTGCGCCAACTTGGCCGGAATATCACCCGCATCAAAGGCACAATGGGCGCATTACGTATGATTATCCCCACCATGTTCGATGCGCGGAATCGCCAATCGCACCGTTTACTGGCCTCGTTGCGCGAGGAATATGGCACGCTCGTGACCGACCCAGTTCGGGTCAATGTGCGGTTGTCTGAGGCGACGGTTGAAGGTAAAACGATCTACGAATATGATCCACGCTCAAATGGGGCGATTGATTATGCAGCCTTGGTCGAAAAATTAGGCGATGTGTTTAATTTTCAAGCCAAACCTATGGCAGAGCCTGTGCCTGTGGTCAATCCAGTTCCCGTGGCTCGGCCATTTACCGCCTTTGAAACCCCGCCACCACCACCCGAACCGTCATTGGTTGGCAATTTACAAGCTGAAGAAAAGCCCATGTTTCGTGGCCCAGTCCGCGAGGAATGCCCGCATTGTGGGCGGTTATTAGAGCAAGTGATGCTAGCAGGCTATCGGGTGTATTTTTGCGATCATTGCAAATATAAACGCCAAGAATTAGCCTCGGGAGTTCGCCGCTAGGAATATTTGCGCACGCGCTGCAACCCAAAAACGATTGCAACCAGCCAAATGCCTGCAAAGCCAAGCCGCAAACGGACTAGGTTGTTTGGGCTGACTGTTAACCACGAACCAAGCAGTTGATCAAGCACCCGCGCAATAAATTCAGCTCCAGCCAAATTAAGCCCAAATAACCCAGCATACAGCACAAACGTGATCATGCGCCGTCGCCGACCGTTGCTGATTTGCCAAGCTAAAATGCCGCAGCCAAGCAGCACCAAGCCACTAACCAGCCAACTCCAAAATTCAATTGTCATAATGCTACCTTAAATGAACACCGACTTTATGGGGAAGTATAGCATGAGGAATTTAAGCGGGTAAATAATCACACCATTGTGCTTCTGGCGCAAACGACTGGCTTATTGACCACAAAAACTGCAAACAGCTGGGGTTTGTGGCTCGAAGGCTGCCGATAATGGAGCTGGGTTGATCACGCTGGTAGCCAAAATCAACAAAGCCAACGCGGCGATAATTGCCAAAGCTAATGAGCGATTGAATGGTTGGGTTTGGATGTTCAACATAGCTGCCTCCGAATTAACGTTGCGTTAGAACTGAGGCTAGTATCGCACCCACTTGTGACAAACAGCGTCACATCGTTTTAGGCCTTTGCAAAGCCATAAAAAACACCTACTTACTGGGTTAGTAAGTAGGTGCGATTGGCGCGACCGGAGGGACTCGAACCCCCGACACTTGGTTCCGAAGACCAATGCTCTATCCACTGAGCTACGGTCGCAACGTCTATAGAATACTCGAAATTGGGCTTTGTTGCAAATCTTAAAACCAACAGCGGATGGGAATTCCATCCGCTGTTGGCTGTTCTCAGTGCTGTGTGGAGGAAACCGATGGCGAACTGGCTTATTTGGTCAAGGCTTCGCGAGCGCGTTCGAGTTCAGTGTTCAAGCGTTCTTCGCCTTTGGTGCGCAAGTTGGCAATAATATCATCAACTGATTTGCCATTGGCTTGAGCAACTTGCTCTAAGGTTTTGCCTGCTTGAACTTCGGCTTGAACTTGTTCAACGGTTAGGCCTGTTACATCAGCGGTTGCTTGAACCAATAGGTGTTGGCCGCGACCACCACGACCTGGGCCTTTTTCACTCACAATGCCTTTTTGGTTCATTAAGGTTGGGGCTTCAGTTTTGGCGGTTGCCAAGCGTTCGGCCTTTTGGTCTTCGGTAATTTTGCCATTGGTGACAGCTTCGCTCAAGTTGGTTTCCATTTGAACCAAGGCTGCATCAATCACTGCTTGCTCGCTACTGCCGTTGGCGGTAGCAATTTCGGTCAATGAAGCGCCTTCAACCAATTTGCTGCGCACATCAGCTGTGGTCAATTTGGTCAAGGCTGCGGTTTGCTCAACCAATTGATGATGGATGCCCATGCCGCCGCGTTGACCCATACCACCGCCGCGTCCGCCACGTTTGCCAAACCCAAAGCCTTGGCCTGGATTGGCTGTGGTGCTATCGGGAGTGGTTGGTTGAACCTCGGTGCTATCAGGGGTGGTTGGTGTTTGGGCATTGGTGCTGGCTAAGCGCCCACCAACAAACACCAAGGCAAAAGCGATTGCCACAATTGCCAGCCATTTTCCAAGAGTTTTCATAAAGCCTCCGTTTTGTAGCGTTGCATTCGTCGCTTGTTCGATATGGCTCTAGCATAAACCACCGCTGTGAAGAGCGTATGAAGAAAAGGATGAAGGATGAATTATGAGGGATGAAAGCGAAAATCAATGTCAGGGTGGTTTGGCAATCAGCTGAAGGAAAGGATGAATTATGAGGGAGGAAACTATTCGTGGAATTTGTGCAATTCGTGGCTCAAAACCTAGACGTTGCGTCCCTTCGTATCGCTTCGTGTCCTTCGTGGATCACATTACTCTAACTACTTGACATTTAACCCCAATTAACTTTATACTTAGGTAGTACCTAAAAGAAAGGATTAATAGGTTTATGCGAATTACGGCAGGCGTACAAGATTATGTGAAAGCAATTTATACCCTTCAACAAGAGGAAGCGCCTGTCTCCAACGGTCGGCTGGCTAGTTACTTTGGGTTTAGTGCGCCCACGATCACCGAGATGGTCAAAAAGCTCGAAAGTTTAGAACTGGTTGATTATCAGGCGCGTTATGGGGTGCGGCTCACCGAGATCGGCGAGAAAATCGCGCTCGAGATGATTCGCCACCATCGTTTGCTGGAACTTTATTTAGTGCAAGCCCTTGGCATGTCGTGGGATGAAGTTCACGATGAGGCCGAAGTTTTGGAACATGTGCTCTCTGAAGCGCTGGAAGAACGAATTGCCGAATACTTGGGGCATCCCCAATTTGATCCCCATGGCTCGCCAATTCCGGCCCGCGATGGCAGTATTCCGCAGCGTGATTCATGCTCATTGGCTTTGTTGGAGCTGAATCAGATTGCGCGGATCGTCGAAGTTGAGGATCGTGATGCTGCCCGCTTGCGCTACTTGGCGGATCTTGGTTTAACGCCCAACAACGTTATTAAAATTATTGCCCGAGCGCCGTTTGATGGCCCCTTGACCTTGTGGGTTGGTGCTGATCAAACCCAACAGGTGCTTGATTCACGCTTAGCAACTCGGATTCAAGTGCAAATTGAGCGTTCAATTTAGGCGCTCTTTTTTTACTTGAGTCTTTTAGGTATGCCTAAATAGTTTATTATAAAACCAAAATGAGGTAGTTCGATGCAACGAAAAAATTTCTTGGTGCTGCTGGTATTGCTGCTGGTAAGTTGTGGTCCTAGCAGTTTTGCCCAACCAACCAGCGCCAATCCACCGCTACGAGTGGCCGCAACCGTTGGGATGATTGCCGATGTCGTCAAGCATGTTGGTGGTGAGCATGTCGAAGTGCTTGGCCTGATGGGGCCAGGCGTTGACCCACACCTCTACAAACCCAGCGTTGGCGATGTGCGGATTCTCGATGATGCTGATTTGATTTTTTATGGCGGTTTGGAACTCGAAGGTCGCATGACCGATATGCTCGAAAAGCTCAATCGCCAAAAACCAACGATTGCCGTCACCAGCCAAATCGATCAAAGCCGCTTGCATGCAACTGGTGGCGATTCATTCGACCCGCATATTTGGTTCGATGTGATCTTATGGCGCGATACGATTGCCGTCATTGTTGAAACTTTGGCTAGTTATGATCCAGCCCATGCAGCGGATTATCAGCGCAACGCTGCGGCCTATGCCCAAGAGCTAACTGCACTGGATCAAGAGGTTAAAGACTTGATTGCGACCGTCCCAACCGCTAGTCGGGTATTGATTACTGCTCACGATGCGTTTGGTTACTTTGGCTCAGCCTATGGCTTTGAGGTGCGCGGTTTGCAAGGGTTGAGTACTGCTAGCGAAGCTGGGGCTGGCGATGTTCAAAGCCTGGCCGAATTTATTCAAACCCGCCAAATCAAAGCGATTTTTGTTGAATCCAGCGTGCCGCAAACCACGATTAATGCTGTGCAAAAGGCCGTTCAATCACGCGGCTGGGATGTAGCGATCGGTGGCGAGTTGTTCTCCGATGCCATGGGCGATGCTGGCACTGAAGAAGGAACCTATATCGGTATGGTGCGCCATAACGTCACCACGATTGTTAATGCGTTGAAGTAGTGACAAGGGGTCAGTAGTTAGGGGTCAGAGGCTAGTCCATAAAAAGAAATAGTTGAAATAAAATCTGACCCCTGACCCCTCATCCCAGCCCCCTCATAAAGGAGCCAAACCATATGAACGCTAGTGCAAAACCGCTTGCAATTCACGATCTAACTGTGGCCTACCAAGATAAGCCGGTGTTGTGGGATATTGATTTGAGTGTGCCAACAGGCGTGTTGGCGGCGATTGTTGGGCCAAACGGCGCTGGCAAATCGACCTTGATCAAAGCGACGCTTGGCTTGATGCCCGTGGCGGCTGGTACGGTTGAAATGTTTGGACAGCCCTACGCCAAAGCTCGGCGCATGGTTGGCTATGTGCCGCAACGCTCCAGCGTCGATTGGGATTTTCCGACCAATGCCTTGGATGTGGTATTGATGGGAACTTACGGCCAACTCGGCTGGATTAAGCGGCCAAGCAAAGCCGACCGCGAATGGGCCTTGCATTGTTTAGATCAACTGGCCATGGCCGATTTTGCCCAGCGCCAAATTAGCCAGCTCAGCGGCGGCCAGCAACAACGGGTCTTTTTGGCTCGTGCTTTGGCCCAACGTGCCCAACTTTATCTGATGGATGAGCCATTTGTGGGCGTGGATGCAGTGACCGAACGAGCGATTATCAGTCTATTGCAACAACTGCGCTCGGACGGCAAAACCGTAATTTGCGTGCACCACGACCTTGATTCAGCTCCTGAATATTTTGATTGGGTGGCTTTGTTGAATGTGCGCATGATCGCTGCTGGCCCAATGAAAACAATTTGGACCCCCGAGAATATTAGCCAAACCTATGGTGGCCGAACCCAAAGCCTGATTCGAGGTGCTGCATGAGTATCTTAGATTTATTTCGCGATTATACCCTGCGCAATGTGGCCTTGGGAGCCATGGTTTTAGGCATTGTCAGCGGCATTTTGGGC
Encoded proteins:
- the folK gene encoding 2-amino-4-hydroxy-6-hydroxymethyldihydropteridine diphosphokinase, with the protein product MTIVYLAIGSNQGDRLANLQAGLAGLAPAVQLTNYSSVYETVAAYVEDQPPFLNAVVAGTTSLAPHALLALLKQIEHACGRRPGLRYGPRPLDLDILLYGELELNSADLLIPHPRMFERDFVLRPLAEIAPSRVNPEQLAQATQGSILAIAYPADQLSL
- a CDS encoding patatin-like phospholipase family protein — translated: MAKKALVLSGGGGRGAYHVGVMQALVERGWMRDGQGPDIIAGTSIGAVNGAALASGMTIDQLRQRWLHMHSEDVQQLSSDLPTISRPLMRFLLRSILTSDEHGGDDQIEAETPEADRNLHSPSIWHKFRSIFSATPFKSLLDTTPWRHTLSAWMNFERINSPAAPTLLLTATDVRRGTLRVFCNHKLDGQAQDQLNIEHIMASSSIPAVYPWTQVGEDMYWDGAVLANTPLGPVIEHAGGDVEIIVVMMTPWDADPNDGDQHLEAMPSDLAQSLWLTLDWALLASYRASFKLLKVYNQIAEAAQRLTAAAEKTGDQSLRWPGTMPYRVAEPLVIAPQKLMPLEWIVDYEGKNHQALFEMGYRDALRTLDQRQEQA
- a CDS encoding ParA family protein, translating into MPRVIAVTNFKGGIGKTTTTVNVAAGFALKGASVLVIDVDPQSNVRMCFGHAEPRRSLYDVLIDNKKIPDCVVQVRPNIDLLASSDALLQAQSDIGKRPDWGRVLEIALRPVVRNYDFVFIDCSASLTVLNLNALMAASDIIVPTALEHLALQGLRQLGRNITRIKGTMGALRMIIPTMFDARNRQSHRLLASLREEYGTLVTDPVRVNVRLSEATVEGKTIYEYDPRSNGAIDYAALVEKLGDVFNFQAKPMAEPVPVVNPVPVARPFTAFETPPPPPEPSLVGNLQAEEKPMFRGPVREECPHCGRLLEQVMLAGYRVYFCDHCKYKRQELASGVRR
- a CDS encoding metal-dependent transcriptional regulator; amino-acid sequence: MRITAGVQDYVKAIYTLQQEEAPVSNGRLASYFGFSAPTITEMVKKLESLELVDYQARYGVRLTEIGEKIALEMIRHHRLLELYLVQALGMSWDEVHDEAEVLEHVLSEALEERIAEYLGHPQFDPHGSPIPARDGSIPQRDSCSLALLELNQIARIVEVEDRDAARLRYLADLGLTPNNVIKIIARAPFDGPLTLWVGADQTQQVLDSRLATRIQVQIERSI
- a CDS encoding zinc ABC transporter substrate-binding protein, with protein sequence MQRKNFLVLLVLLLVSCGPSSFAQPTSANPPLRVAATVGMIADVVKHVGGEHVEVLGLMGPGVDPHLYKPSVGDVRILDDADLIFYGGLELEGRMTDMLEKLNRQKPTIAVTSQIDQSRLHATGGDSFDPHIWFDVILWRDTIAVIVETLASYDPAHAADYQRNAAAYAQELTALDQEVKDLIATVPTASRVLITAHDAFGYFGSAYGFEVRGLQGLSTASEAGAGDVQSLAEFIQTRQIKAIFVESSVPQTTINAVQKAVQSRGWDVAIGGELFSDAMGDAGTEEGTYIGMVRHNVTTIVNALK
- a CDS encoding ABC transporter ATP-binding protein, which gives rise to MNASAKPLAIHDLTVAYQDKPVLWDIDLSVPTGVLAAIVGPNGAGKSTLIKATLGLMPVAAGTVEMFGQPYAKARRMVGYVPQRSSVDWDFPTNALDVVLMGTYGQLGWIKRPSKADREWALHCLDQLAMADFAQRQISQLSGGQQQRVFLARALAQRAQLYLMDEPFVGVDAVTERAIISLLQQLRSDGKTVICVHHDLDSAPEYFDWVALLNVRMIAAGPMKTIWTPENISQTYGGRTQSLIRGAA